The sequence TAGGTCAAAAAAGATCTACTGTTGCTGCAATTCAAAGAAAATTAGAAGAAGCAGGTGCTATGGAATATACAACTATAGTTGCTGCAACTGCAAGTGAACCTGCACCGTTACAATATTTAGCACCATATGCAGGAGTAGCTATGGCTGAATATTTTATGGAAGAAGGAAAGCATGTATTAATAATATATGATGATTTATCTAAACATGCTGTTTCTTATAGAGAAATGTCGTTATTATTAAAAAGACCACCTGGGCGTGAAGCATATCCTGGAGATGTATTCTATTTACATTCAAGATTGCTTGAAAGAGCAGCTAAGTTATCAGATGAATTAGGTGGAGGATCTATTACTGCACTACCTATAATTGAAACACAGGTAGGAGATATATCAGCATATATTCCTACTAACGTTATATCAATTACAGATGGACAAATATTCCTAGAAACAGACTTATTTAATTCAGGATTTAGACCAGCTATCAATGCGGGATTCTCTGTTTCAAGGGTTGGAGGATCTGCACAAATAAAAGCTATGAAACAAGTAGCAAGTAGAGTTAAAATGGAACTTGCACAATATACTGAATTATTAGCATTTGCACAATTTGGTTCAGATTTAGATAAGGCTACACGTGATCAATTAAATCGTGGAGAAAGAATAATGGAAATTTTAAAACAAAAACAATATTCTCCTATGCCTGTTGAAGAACAAGTAGTTTCATTCTATGCTGTAACTAATGGTTATGTTGATGATATAGATGTTGAAGATGTGAGAAATTTTGAAGAAGAACTATTACAAAGTATGTATTCAACTTCAGATATTTTAAAACAAATAGCAGAGTCAAAAACTTTAACTAAAGAAATAGAAGAAGAATTAGAAGACTTTATAAAAACATTTAAAAAAGATTATGTACATTAATGAAAGGAGAAACATATGGCATCTAATATGAAAGAAATTAAAGCTAGAATTAGTAGCATTAATAATTCAAAACAAATAACTAGTGCTATGAATATTGTTTCTTCAACAAAGTTTAAAAAATTTCAGGTACTTACTTTTAAAACAAGAGAATATGAAAAATCATTAGAGTATGCTTTATATAATTTATTAAATCACATGGGTAATAGGCATAACATATTATTTGAAGGTAAAAAAGAAGTAAAAAATGTTGGTATAGTCGTTATGACTTCTGATAGAGGACTTTGTGGTTCTTTTAATTCAAATACTTTAAAGAAAATGGATAAAATGATAAAAAGATTTAAAAAAGAAGGAAAAAATGTTTCTATAATTTCTATAGGTAGAAAAGCTAGAGATTATTGTAAAACTAGAAATATTGATGTTGATGCAGAATACATACAACTTATCCCTGAGACTATGTTTTCTAAAGCTAAAATACTTAGTGAAGATATAGTTGACTTCTATCTTTCAGATCAATATGATGAAGTATATTTAATATACTCAAAATTTGTTTCGGTAATTAACTATAATTTAGTTGAAGAAAGAATATTACCATTTTCAAGACCAACAGGGCTTAAAATATCAAAAGAAAGTGAAGAAGTAAAGGATAAAAGATATATATTTGAACCAGATGAAAATCAAGTTTTAGTAGAATTTTTACCTAAACTTTTAAATAATAAATTATATCAAGCGCTGTTAGAAAACTCTGCAAGTGAACACTCAGCAAGAATGTCAGCTATGAAAAATGCAAGTGAAAGTGCAACAGAAATAATAAATAGATTAACTTTAGAATACAATAGAATTAGACAAAGTCTAATAACTCAAGAACTATCAGAAATTGTTGGTGGTTCAGAGGCAATAAAATAGGAGGAATAAGATGAATAAAGGTAAATTGGTTCAAATAATAGGACCAGTTATAGATGCAAAATTTGAAAATGCCTTACCAGATATCTTTAATGCCTTAGAAATATACTACGAAGATGGGAAAAAAATAGTAGCAGAAGTTCAAGCACATTTAGGTAATAATGTTGTTAGAGCGGTATCTATGACATCAACTGATGGATTAAAAAGAGGTATAGATGTAATAGATACAGGAGAGCCTATAAAAGTTCCTGTAGGAAAAGAAACTTTAGGTAGAATTTTTAATGTTTTAGGAGAAACAGTTGATAATGGAGAAGAATTAATAACAGAAGAAAGACATTCTATACATAAAAAAGCTCCATCTTTTGAAGAACAAGAAACTCATTCTGAAATATTAGAAACTGGAATTAAAGTAGTAGATTTACTAGCACCTTACTTAAAAGGAGGGAAAATAGGACTTTTTGGAGGTGCAGGTGTAGGTAAAACTGTATTAATACAAGAATTGATTAATAATATAGCAAAAGGGCATGGTGGACTTTCAGTATTTGCTGGAGTAGGAGAAAGAACTAGAGAAGGAAGAGACCTATATAACGAAATGAGAGAAAGTGGAGTTATTAATAAAACAGCACTAGTGTATGGTCAAATGAATGAACCACCTGGTGCAAGATTAAGAGTTGCTCTTTCAGCTCTAACTATGGCTGAATATTTTAGAGATAAAGAAGGTCAAAATGTACTTCTATTCATAGATAATATATTCAGATTTACTCAAGCAGGATCTGAAGTTTCAGCATTACTTGGTAGAATGCCATCAGCAGTTGGTTATCAACCTAACTTAGCAACAGATATGGGAGCTTTACAAGAAAGAATTACATCAACTAAAAAAGGATCTATTACATCAGTACAAGCAGTATATGTACCAGCAGATGACTTAACAGATCCAGCTCCTGCAACTACATTCTCACATTTAGATGCAACAACAGTATTATCAAGACAAATTGCATCTTTAGGAATATATCCAGCAGTAGATCCACTTGCTTCAACTTCAAGAATACTTGAAGCTGAAATTGTTGGCAATGAACATTATAAAGTAGCAAGAGAAACTGTTAAAGTATTACAAAGATATAAGGAATTACAAGATATAATAGCAATACTTGGTATGGATGAATTAGGGGATGAAGATAAAGTTATAGTAAGTAGAGCAAGAAAAATTCAAAGATTTTTCTCTCAACCATTCTCAGTTGCTGAACAATTTACAGGTATGAAAGGTAAATATGTTACATTACGTGAAACTATTAGAGGATTTAAAGAAATCTTAGATGGTAAACATGATGAACTTCCAGAGCAAGCTTTCCTATATGTAGGTACTATTGATGAAGCAGTAGCAAAAGCTAAAGATTTAATGGGGGATTAATTATGGAAAAAAAAGATTTTTTTACATTGAAAGTAGTAACTCCAGAAAAGATAGAATATTTATCAAAAGAAACTAAATATATTAAAGTTAGAACTATAAGGGGAGATATTGGAATTTTACCTAATCATACTAACTTTATGAGCTCTCTTGGTGAAGGATTAATGCTTTTAAGAACATCAGAAGAAGAAAAGACTTACTATATTAGTGGTGGTTTTTTAGAAGTTAATCATAATTATGTAACTGTTATGGCAGAAGAAGCTATGCTAGCAGAAAGTGAAGAAGAATATAAGAAAATTAAACAAGAAAAACTTGAAGAGGCAATAGCAGCTAAGAAAAAAGAAGATCAAGATATACTTGGAACTAAAAAGAGATTACAAGATAGTTTACTTAGATAAAAAAGAGGTATTACCTCTTTTTTATTTATTATGTTGAGATTTTAAAAATTCAGAAATATGCTTAACTTTATCCTTTTGGGCATTTTCATTATCTTTAATATTACCACCGGTTCTAAGTTTCATATTTCCTATATTAATAATACCATTACCTTCGAATATATGACCTGCATTTTTATATGTTTTTAAAATAACACTAGGTTTTTGTTTTTTTATTTTTAAAGACATATTGTAACTATCCCATAATTTATCATCTTCCCCAGTTATTATTAGAATATTAGTCTTAAGATCTTTAATTGGAATTAACTTTGTTGTTGCATTAGTATCAACTTCTATAGCTTTATTATATAGATTACTAAAAGATATAGGTAAAGATATAATTCTTGGTATTATTATATCTTTTAATATAACTGA is a genomic window of Streptobacillus felis containing:
- the atpA gene encoding F0F1 ATP synthase subunit alpha, translating into MKIKPEEISNIIRQEIENYKKKIDVSSVGTVVEVGDGIARIYGLDNAMAGELLEFPNGATGMILNLEENSVGAVILGDTRGIKEGDVVKGTGRITEVPAGEALLGRVVNSLGEPIDGKGMIVANKYMQVERVASGIIDRKPVTEPLQTGIKAIDGMIPIGRGQRELIIGDRQTGKTAIAIDTIINQKETGIYCIYVAIGQKRSTVAAIQRKLEEAGAMEYTTIVAATASEPAPLQYLAPYAGVAMAEYFMEEGKHVLIIYDDLSKHAVSYREMSLLLKRPPGREAYPGDVFYLHSRLLERAAKLSDELGGGSITALPIIETQVGDISAYIPTNVISITDGQIFLETDLFNSGFRPAINAGFSVSRVGGSAQIKAMKQVASRVKMELAQYTELLAFAQFGSDLDKATRDQLNRGERIMEILKQKQYSPMPVEEQVVSFYAVTNGYVDDIDVEDVRNFEEELLQSMYSTSDILKQIAESKTLTKEIEEELEDFIKTFKKDYVH
- the atpG gene encoding ATP synthase F1 subunit gamma — protein: MASNMKEIKARISSINNSKQITSAMNIVSSTKFKKFQVLTFKTREYEKSLEYALYNLLNHMGNRHNILFEGKKEVKNVGIVVMTSDRGLCGSFNSNTLKKMDKMIKRFKKEGKNVSIISIGRKARDYCKTRNIDVDAEYIQLIPETMFSKAKILSEDIVDFYLSDQYDEVYLIYSKFVSVINYNLVEERILPFSRPTGLKISKESEEVKDKRYIFEPDENQVLVEFLPKLLNNKLYQALLENSASEHSARMSAMKNASESATEIINRLTLEYNRIRQSLITQELSEIVGGSEAIK
- the atpD gene encoding F0F1 ATP synthase subunit beta encodes the protein MNKGKLVQIIGPVIDAKFENALPDIFNALEIYYEDGKKIVAEVQAHLGNNVVRAVSMTSTDGLKRGIDVIDTGEPIKVPVGKETLGRIFNVLGETVDNGEELITEERHSIHKKAPSFEEQETHSEILETGIKVVDLLAPYLKGGKIGLFGGAGVGKTVLIQELINNIAKGHGGLSVFAGVGERTREGRDLYNEMRESGVINKTALVYGQMNEPPGARLRVALSALTMAEYFRDKEGQNVLLFIDNIFRFTQAGSEVSALLGRMPSAVGYQPNLATDMGALQERITSTKKGSITSVQAVYVPADDLTDPAPATTFSHLDATTVLSRQIASLGIYPAVDPLASTSRILEAEIVGNEHYKVARETVKVLQRYKELQDIIAILGMDELGDEDKVIVSRARKIQRFFSQPFSVAEQFTGMKGKYVTLRETIRGFKEILDGKHDELPEQAFLYVGTIDEAVAKAKDLMGD
- the atpC gene encoding ATP synthase F1 subunit epsilon, whose translation is MEKKDFFTLKVVTPEKIEYLSKETKYIKVRTIRGDIGILPNHTNFMSSLGEGLMLLRTSEEEKTYYISGGFLEVNHNYVTVMAEEAMLAESEEEYKKIKQEKLEEAIAAKKKEDQDILGTKKRLQDSLLR